In Salana multivorans, a single genomic region encodes these proteins:
- a CDS encoding tyrosine-type recombinase/integrase, which translates to MVERKPKRGHVTRYGEGSFKWVPSRGLWVGRYDTGRITPAGTRIVITASGRDEDAAWQAFVAKKKDYMLHGPRVPEARASETVRTWAEKWLRHRDGEVRATTYAQDKTNVVRWIVPAIGTIRLEALTAAHMRAVGDGALKAGRSGSTANSAQRTLTKMLNAAKSDGHRVPDRIFAATKASRGKSARTRMSKDEVRAVFQHAYATQSDAIRYVIAVLYGARQGEVLGLTWDRVRIDPTPEPDAVVVGEIDLTWQVQQLPYRDRAAGTYRTKRGDEVEQLVDSWHLTRPKTASGARALPIITPVAKELAAWREKCPTGKANPHNLVFPRIDGAPRYRGHPRNDKADLATWKELQRAAGVYKRAPDPAVEGDEGEFYVLHEARHSMISMLADAGTPRHIIEMLVGQTELVEGYVHGELEAAGRAVSDALADLLPALDPPTSASPA; encoded by the coding sequence ATGGTCGAGAGGAAGCCGAAGCGCGGACACGTCACCCGCTACGGCGAAGGCTCCTTCAAGTGGGTGCCCTCGCGCGGACTGTGGGTCGGCCGCTACGACACCGGACGGATCACGCCCGCCGGCACCAGGATCGTCATCACCGCCAGCGGTCGCGACGAGGACGCCGCCTGGCAGGCGTTCGTCGCCAAGAAGAAGGACTACATGCTCCACGGGCCCCGCGTGCCCGAGGCGCGGGCGAGCGAGACCGTGCGCACCTGGGCCGAGAAGTGGCTCCGGCACCGCGACGGGGAGGTCCGCGCCACCACCTACGCCCAGGACAAGACCAATGTCGTCCGGTGGATCGTCCCCGCGATCGGGACCATCCGCCTCGAGGCGCTCACCGCGGCGCACATGCGAGCCGTGGGCGACGGCGCGCTCAAGGCCGGGCGATCTGGCTCCACCGCCAACTCGGCCCAGCGCACCCTCACGAAGATGCTCAACGCTGCGAAGTCCGACGGGCACCGGGTACCAGACCGGATCTTCGCGGCCACCAAGGCCAGCCGAGGGAAGTCGGCCCGCACGAGGATGAGTAAGGACGAGGTCCGCGCAGTGTTCCAGCACGCCTACGCGACCCAGTCCGACGCGATCCGCTACGTCATCGCTGTGCTGTACGGCGCGCGACAGGGCGAGGTGCTCGGACTCACGTGGGACCGGGTACGCATCGACCCCACCCCCGAGCCGGACGCCGTGGTCGTCGGCGAGATCGACCTGACCTGGCAGGTGCAGCAGCTCCCGTACCGCGACCGTGCGGCAGGCACCTATCGGACCAAGCGGGGTGACGAGGTCGAGCAGCTAGTGGACTCCTGGCATCTCACTCGCCCGAAGACAGCGAGTGGGGCGCGGGCCCTACCGATCATCACCCCGGTGGCGAAGGAGCTCGCGGCGTGGCGCGAGAAGTGCCCGACCGGGAAGGCGAACCCGCACAACCTCGTGTTCCCACGCATCGACGGCGCGCCGCGCTATCGCGGCCACCCCCGCAACGACAAGGCCGACCTCGCCACATGGAAGGAGCTCCAGCGCGCGGCCGGGGTCTACAAGCGCGCGCCAGACCCCGCCGTCGAGGGTGACGAGGGCGAGTTCTACGTGCTCCACGAGGCCCGGCACTCGATGATCTCGATGCTCGCCGACGCGGGGACGCCGCGCCACATCATCGAGATGCTCGTAGGGCAGACCGAGCTGGTCGAGGGGTACGTCCACGGGGAGCTGGAGGCCGCCGGTCGAGCCGTGAGCGACGCCCTGGCTGACCTGCTCCCTGCGCTTGATCCGCCCACATCAGCCTCTCCGGCTTGA
- a CDS encoding NUMOD4 motif-containing HNH endonuclease, which yields MVTPVVVPTPETWLPVVGYEGLYEVSDRGRVRSLDRLSAAGAPQRGRVLRPSIAKGGYPMVSLYRDRGRSTRTVHRLVLLAFVGPEPEGAEACHRDGNPTNNALPNLYWGTHSENMHDAVRHGRNRQARRTTCPLGHPLEWPNLVPSTWWKHGHRQCRACHRERARASHFGSDFDASQADVALAMIRAEVGETHDETGYQVACLHGHRLAPPNLVESTWRKHGRRACRACHRERSSARHARRPFSVSAADEKYADIMAGVDRRLSTSVYASRSAALACCTDHG from the coding sequence ATGGTCACCCCTGTGGTCGTGCCGACGCCCGAGACGTGGCTGCCCGTCGTCGGCTACGAGGGACTCTACGAGGTGAGCGACCGCGGTCGAGTCAGGTCGCTGGACCGCCTCAGTGCCGCAGGGGCGCCGCAGAGGGGTCGCGTCCTGCGACCGTCGATCGCGAAGGGCGGCTACCCCATGGTGAGCCTGTATCGCGACCGGGGGCGCTCCACTAGGACCGTGCACCGTCTGGTTCTGCTCGCATTCGTTGGACCCGAACCCGAGGGTGCGGAGGCCTGCCACAGGGACGGCAACCCGACGAACAACGCGCTGCCCAACCTGTACTGGGGAACCCACTCCGAGAACATGCACGACGCCGTGAGGCACGGCCGCAACAGGCAGGCTCGTCGCACCACGTGCCCCTTGGGCCACCCGCTTGAGTGGCCCAACTTGGTGCCATCGACCTGGTGGAAGCATGGACATCGCCAGTGCCGGGCATGTCATCGCGAGAGAGCCAGGGCGAGCCACTTCGGAAGCGACTTCGATGCAAGTCAGGCAGACGTCGCTCTCGCCATGATCCGCGCCGAAGTTGGAGAGACGCACGATGAGACCGGCTACCAGGTGGCATGCCTCCACGGTCACCGGCTCGCCCCGCCGAACCTGGTTGAGTCCACATGGCGAAAGCACGGGCGTCGCGCATGTCGAGCCTGCCACCGGGAGCGCAGTAGCGCTCGACACGCTCGGCGCCCGTTCAGCGTCTCTGCCGCCGACGAGAAGTACGCGGACATCATGGCCGGAGTCGATCGAAGGCTGAGCACCTCCGTCTACGCCTCGCGGTCCGCTGCCCTCGCGTGCTGCACCGACCACGGCTAG
- a CDS encoding Ltp family lipoprotein: protein MRFIRPLAIVPVLALLVACSVGAPDVATSATSTEAESAPIPAATEEATPITVEVDVEPTDVMGWNLRVAVDELEGQGFDVVTHDSREDRTIINRANWVVTSQEKQGSTVVLGAEKSSDSTPTAAPVEATEATNEAPAAAPAPDLTIGQKNAVDSARNYLSFMPFSRSGLIDQLEYEGYSTEDATFAVDHIAPDWYEQAAKSAQNYLDLMSFSRQGLIDQLVFEGFSQDEAEHGVTAVGY from the coding sequence ATGAGATTCATTCGACCCCTCGCTATCGTCCCGGTGCTGGCCCTTCTCGTGGCGTGTTCAGTTGGTGCCCCTGACGTTGCGACGAGCGCCACGTCAACCGAGGCGGAGAGCGCGCCCATCCCCGCCGCAACCGAGGAGGCGACGCCGATCACCGTCGAGGTGGACGTCGAGCCCACGGATGTCATGGGATGGAATCTCCGCGTCGCGGTCGACGAGCTCGAAGGTCAGGGCTTCGACGTCGTCACGCACGACTCCCGCGAGGATCGCACGATCATCAACCGCGCGAACTGGGTCGTGACGAGCCAGGAGAAGCAGGGATCCACCGTGGTCCTGGGCGCCGAGAAGTCCAGCGACTCGACGCCTACGGCGGCCCCCGTTGAGGCCACGGAAGCCACCAACGAGGCACCGGCCGCAGCCCCGGCACCCGACCTGACGATCGGACAGAAGAACGCGGTCGACTCCGCTCGGAACTACCTCAGCTTCATGCCGTTCTCCCGGAGCGGCTTGATCGACCAACTGGAGTACGAGGGCTACTCCACCGAGGACGCCACCTTCGCCGTGGACCACATCGCCCCCGACTGGTACGAGCAGGCAGCCAAGTCCGCCCAGAACTACCTCGATCTGATGTCGTTCTCGCGACAGGGACTCATCGACCAGCTGGTGTTCGAGGGCTTCAGTCAGGACGAGGCTGAGCACGGCGTCACGGCTGTCGGCTACTGA
- a CDS encoding transcriptional regulator gives MSATLMIRPGLLDRIKRYSGIASDDALAGAIGVSRQTLVSVRDGKQNASAQFIAGVCRAFDMSVGEVATLARSTDDVHTDAA, from the coding sequence ATGTCCGCCACCCTCATGATCCGTCCCGGGCTCCTGGACCGGATCAAGCGCTACTCGGGCATCGCCTCCGACGACGCCCTCGCCGGAGCCATCGGAGTCAGCCGACAGACGCTCGTCAGCGTGCGGGACGGCAAGCAGAACGCCAGCGCACAGTTCATCGCCGGCGTCTGCCGGGCGTTCGACATGAGCGTCGGCGAGGTCGCAACCCTCGCCCGCTCCACCGACGACGTCCACACCGACGCCGCCTAG
- a CDS encoding BRO family protein — translation MTDLTQFNFHGHGVRHIIDEHGEPWWIAKDVCQILGLGNISQAIVNLDDDEKGVTTADTPGGAQQVAIISESGLYALILRSRKPEAREFKRWVTHEVLPAIRRTGGYGVVQGRALPKSYSDALRMLAAEVERTTTLNAQIEADAPKVAYVETYVADSDLLTFRTVAANLGVKESALRELLVERKWIYVELSSRWSEKAQKIEPQRRYSAYADKKMYFTPRLAHEAPRFKGEAMHTLKITPAGASAIARLVRQSGIPTAEPIEGGAGLEVVS, via the coding sequence ATGACCGACCTCACGCAGTTCAACTTCCACGGCCACGGTGTCCGCCACATCATCGACGAGCACGGCGAGCCCTGGTGGATCGCCAAGGACGTCTGCCAGATCCTCGGCCTCGGCAACATCTCGCAGGCGATCGTCAACCTCGACGACGACGAGAAGGGTGTCACTACTGCTGATACCCCTGGCGGGGCGCAGCAGGTCGCGATCATCTCCGAGTCCGGGCTGTACGCACTGATCCTCCGCAGCCGCAAGCCCGAAGCGCGCGAGTTCAAGCGCTGGGTCACGCACGAGGTGCTCCCCGCGATCCGCAGGACCGGCGGCTACGGCGTCGTGCAGGGCCGCGCGCTCCCCAAGTCGTACTCCGACGCGCTGCGGATGCTCGCCGCCGAGGTCGAGAGGACGACCACCCTCAACGCGCAGATCGAGGCCGACGCCCCGAAGGTCGCCTACGTCGAGACGTACGTCGCCGACTCCGACCTGTTGACGTTCCGCACGGTGGCCGCGAACCTCGGCGTCAAGGAGAGCGCGCTGCGGGAGCTGCTCGTCGAGCGGAAGTGGATCTACGTCGAGCTGTCCTCGCGCTGGTCGGAGAAGGCGCAGAAGATCGAGCCTCAGCGCCGCTACTCCGCCTACGCGGACAAGAAGATGTACTTCACGCCGCGCCTGGCCCACGAGGCGCCCCGCTTCAAGGGCGAGGCGATGCACACCCTCAAGATCACCCCGGCCGGCGCGTCCGCGATCGCGCGGCTCGTGCGCCAGTCCGGGATCCCCACCGCCGAGCCGATCGAGGGCGGCGCCGGCCTCGAGGTGGTCTCATGA
- a CDS encoding DUF3263 domain-containing protein — protein MTTLSDRDRAMLDLERRPWRHGAVKADAIRGELDMSETRYNQALNALIERPEAWEHDAVTVGRLRRLRDARSERRSSRRG, from the coding sequence ATGACGACCCTCTCGGACCGTGACCGGGCGATGCTGGATCTGGAGCGCCGGCCGTGGCGGCACGGCGCGGTGAAGGCGGACGCGATCCGGGGCGAGCTCGACATGTCGGAGACGCGCTACAACCAGGCGCTCAACGCGCTCATCGAACGGCCCGAAGCGTGGGAGCACGACGCCGTGACCGTGGGCCGGCTCCGACGACTCCGGGACGCCCGCAGCGAGCGCCGATCAAGCCGGAGAGGCTGA
- a CDS encoding MucR family transcriptional regulator: MSVDDRLTCELCGRRYANLGGHVVRSHAMTVREYQLMHGLPVSRGLVSDSLRARHAARQRRIMAGPEGERLQAGIADKAGAAAVRDPEVMRRAAVARAPQAAPKIAATLRAKVPPLVCVVCGREHRPGDRRTLTCSPECRSTWQAQRVARGPRDPDRVARMRAMREAGASYAEIGRAYGITGQTVRHHLTQA; the protein is encoded by the coding sequence ATGAGCGTCGACGACCGCCTGACGTGCGAGCTGTGTGGTCGCCGGTACGCGAACCTCGGTGGGCACGTGGTCCGCTCGCATGCCATGACGGTGCGCGAGTACCAGCTCATGCACGGCCTACCTGTGTCGCGGGGCCTGGTCTCGGACTCCCTGCGCGCCAGGCACGCGGCGCGGCAGCGGCGGATCATGGCCGGCCCCGAGGGCGAGCGGCTCCAGGCGGGCATCGCAGACAAGGCGGGCGCGGCGGCCGTGCGCGATCCCGAGGTGATGCGCCGTGCCGCGGTCGCTCGAGCGCCCCAGGCGGCCCCGAAGATCGCCGCGACCCTCCGCGCGAAGGTCCCGCCGCTGGTGTGCGTGGTGTGCGGGCGGGAGCATCGGCCCGGCGACCGGCGGACCCTGACCTGCTCACCCGAGTGCCGCTCGACCTGGCAGGCACAGCGGGTGGCTCGGGGGCCACGCGACCCCGACCGGGTCGCTCGGATGCGGGCCATGCGCGAGGCGGGCGCCTCCTACGCCGAGATCGGCCGCGCCTACGGCATCACCGGCCAGACCGTCCGCCACCACCTCACCCAGGCGTGA
- a CDS encoding helix-turn-helix domain-containing protein has product MTAGELQTVREYLGLTTDALAGILGVRPDTVRRWESGRDPIPHRVREEVEEVEAFTASIAGEVVAALHDQATPAVLVYRTDREMHAARPDTAHLTARWWRHVVARAAHEIPGLVIAGAGDIRGRTRGGSARVGDFFVGPGGPSPRSHATP; this is encoded by the coding sequence ATGACAGCCGGGGAGTTGCAGACCGTCAGGGAGTACCTCGGTCTGACGACTGACGCGCTCGCCGGCATCCTGGGTGTGCGACCCGACACCGTGCGCCGGTGGGAGTCCGGCCGTGACCCTATCCCGCACCGTGTGCGGGAGGAGGTCGAGGAGGTCGAGGCATTCACGGCCTCCATCGCCGGGGAGGTCGTCGCGGCGCTCCATGACCAGGCGACCCCGGCCGTGCTGGTGTACCGGACGGACCGGGAGATGCACGCCGCACGTCCCGACACGGCGCACCTGACCGCCCGCTGGTGGCGCCACGTGGTCGCCCGCGCCGCTCACGAGATCCCCGGGCTCGTGATCGCCGGCGCCGGAGACATTCGTGGGCGAACGCGAGGAGGCTCGGCCCGGGTGGGCGACTTCTTCGTCGGCCCCGGAGGTCCGAGCCCTCGCAGCCACGCGACGCCATGA
- a CDS encoding ImmA/IrrE family metallo-endopeptidase — protein MLTTPDAIFDAAHSLGVRVEWADLDDDHGIYDHERRTITLHLCLTGVQIVSTAAHEYSHAFHRDEPIRDRREHDRRERRADVEAARMLISPEEYARAERLVGPDAGAIAEELGVSRWVVETFQREAGHGRGWTCTVARRAALSSFRG, from the coding sequence ATGCTGACGACGCCTGACGCCATCTTCGACGCCGCCCACTCGCTCGGAGTCCGAGTCGAGTGGGCAGACCTCGACGACGACCACGGGATCTACGACCACGAGCGCCGCACGATCACGCTCCACCTCTGCCTGACCGGCGTTCAGATCGTCTCGACCGCGGCGCACGAGTACAGCCACGCGTTCCACCGCGACGAGCCGATCCGAGACCGCCGAGAGCACGACCGCCGCGAACGCCGAGCCGACGTCGAGGCAGCGCGCATGCTCATCTCACCGGAGGAGTACGCCCGCGCAGAGCGGCTCGTCGGCCCCGATGCCGGCGCCATCGCGGAAGAGCTGGGCGTCTCGCGGTGGGTCGTGGAGACCTTCCAGCGCGAGGCTGGTCATGGCCGCGGCTGGACTTGCACAGTTGCGCGGCGAGCCGCACTCAGTTCATTTCGAGGATGA